In Pengzhenrongella sicca, a single genomic region encodes these proteins:
- a CDS encoding serine hydrolase domain-containing protein — MLSVRGVEGWAVPHAATAVIGAAGDRLGAHGDLDRPYPLASVTKLLTAYATLVAVEEGVLALDDAAGPPGSTVRHLLAHASGLDFAARTVRAAPGARRIYSNAGFEVLGETVAARSGIPFPEYVREGVLAPLGMTATAVDGSPAAGATSTVADLAKFAGELQRPVLLDPSTLASATSVAFAGLDGVLPGFGRQSPNDWGLGLELRADKRPHWTGATSSARTFGHFGQSGTFLWVDPDAGVACVVLTDRDFGSWAARAWPEYTDAVLAEVRG; from the coding sequence ATGCTGAGCGTGCGCGGGGTCGAGGGATGGGCCGTTCCCCACGCCGCGACGGCGGTGATCGGTGCGGCGGGGGACCGCCTCGGCGCGCACGGCGACCTCGATCGGCCGTATCCGCTCGCGTCGGTGACCAAGCTGCTCACCGCCTACGCGACGCTCGTCGCGGTCGAGGAGGGTGTTCTCGCGCTCGACGACGCCGCAGGACCCCCGGGGTCGACCGTGCGGCACCTGCTCGCGCACGCGTCGGGTCTCGACTTCGCCGCGCGGACCGTGCGGGCGGCGCCGGGGGCGCGGCGGATCTACTCCAACGCCGGCTTCGAGGTGCTCGGCGAGACGGTCGCGGCCCGGTCCGGGATCCCGTTCCCGGAGTACGTGCGCGAGGGCGTGCTCGCGCCGCTCGGGATGACCGCGACCGCCGTCGACGGCTCGCCGGCGGCGGGCGCGACCTCGACGGTCGCCGACCTGGCGAAGTTCGCCGGGGAGCTGCAGCGGCCGGTGCTGCTCGACCCGAGCACGCTCGCGAGCGCGACGAGCGTCGCGTTCGCCGGCCTGGACGGCGTGCTGCCCGGGTTCGGGCGGCAGAGCCCGAACGACTGGGGGCTCGGCCTCGAGCTCCGCGCCGACAAACGGCCGCACTGGACGGGCGCGACGTCGTCGGCCCGAACGTTCGGGCACTTCGGCCAGTCCGGGACGTTCCTGTGGGTCGACCCCGACGCCGGCGTCGCGTGCGTCGTGCTCACCGACCGCGACTTCGGTTCCTGGGCCGCCCGCGCCTGGCCCGAGTACACAGACGCCGTCCTGGCCGAGGTCCGGGGCTAG
- the treY gene encoding malto-oligosyltrehalose synthase, with protein MSDTHEAAAVASDRRRPAPGHAVPVSTYRLQLGEDLTLDDAAARVPYLADLGVTHLYLSPILRAAPGSTHGYDVVDHTEIAPTLGGRAALDRLATAAHARGLGMILDIVPNHMAVPTPVWHNRALWSVLAHGAESEYAAWFDVDWSAGEGALLMPVLGDRIGAVLAAGELVLDRAVIPGFEDEGEVDVLRYHEHMFPVRAETAALPLGELVDRQHYRLAFWRVADEELNYRRFFDVGTLAAIRVEDPDVFDATHALVLELLANGTFDGLRIDHPDGLADPAGYLARLSEATGGAWVAVEKILAGDEELPGDWVTVGTTGYEGLWRLQSTFVDPGGATTLGAVMHRLTGDTPADLPTIVISAKREIVDGALYAEVHRLTELAASICREDLRLRDHTWRALQDCLVELLVAFDRYRAYVVPGQPVHPVSAEALLAAAQIARGRLGAERSATIDVVVDLLLGREAGSAGRTRGARRDELIVRFQQTCGAVMAKGVEDTAFYRWTHEVGLCEVGGEPGRFSFRPEELHAWAAQAQRQTPVQMTTLSTHDTKRGEDTRARLGVLTELSLEWATLIDALRAATAAYRTALLDGRTENLLWQTLAGTWSEDGPIEPERLTEYLIKATREAKTSTRWTAPDEAYETALTGLATRALADPNVVALFADWVTRTRAGVQAATLGTKLVQLTLPGVADVYQGSEVPALTLVDPDNRRPVDHEDLAARLARLDDGAAPRDLADEKLLITSRALRLRRDLPEAFVGLGAGYSPLPTSTGHALAFARTVDGAPQVVTVATRLAIGLDKLRGWSGHTIALPEGDWLDVLSDRVVVGGVQPIGPLLEKLPVALLVRTGV; from the coding sequence GTGAGCGACACGCACGAGGCGGCGGCGGTCGCATCCGACCGGCGTCGCCCCGCGCCGGGCCACGCCGTCCCGGTCTCTACCTACCGGCTTCAGCTCGGCGAGGACCTGACGCTGGACGACGCCGCCGCGCGGGTGCCGTACCTCGCGGACCTCGGGGTCACGCACCTGTACCTGTCCCCGATCCTGCGGGCCGCGCCGGGCTCGACCCACGGGTACGACGTCGTCGACCACACCGAGATCGCCCCGACGCTCGGCGGCCGGGCCGCGCTCGACCGGCTCGCCACGGCGGCGCACGCGCGCGGCCTGGGCATGATCCTCGACATCGTGCCCAACCACATGGCCGTCCCGACGCCCGTGTGGCACAACCGGGCGCTGTGGTCCGTGCTCGCGCACGGGGCCGAGTCCGAGTACGCGGCCTGGTTCGACGTCGACTGGTCGGCCGGCGAGGGCGCGCTGCTCATGCCCGTGCTGGGCGACCGGATCGGGGCGGTGCTCGCCGCGGGCGAGCTTGTCCTCGACCGCGCCGTCATCCCCGGGTTCGAGGACGAGGGCGAGGTCGACGTGCTGCGTTACCACGAGCACATGTTCCCCGTCCGGGCGGAGACCGCCGCGCTGCCGCTCGGCGAGCTCGTCGACCGCCAGCACTACCGGCTTGCCTTTTGGCGGGTCGCCGACGAGGAGCTCAACTACCGGCGCTTCTTCGACGTCGGCACGCTCGCGGCGATCCGCGTCGAGGACCCCGACGTCTTCGACGCGACCCACGCCCTGGTGCTCGAGCTGCTCGCGAACGGCACGTTCGACGGCCTGCGCATCGACCACCCCGACGGCCTCGCCGACCCCGCCGGCTATCTCGCGCGGCTGTCCGAGGCGACCGGCGGCGCGTGGGTCGCGGTCGAGAAGATCCTCGCGGGCGACGAGGAGCTTCCCGGCGACTGGGTCACGGTGGGCACGACGGGCTACGAGGGCCTGTGGCGCCTGCAGTCGACGTTCGTCGACCCGGGCGGCGCGACGACGCTCGGCGCCGTCATGCACCGCCTCACGGGCGACACCCCGGCGGACCTGCCCACGATCGTCATCAGCGCGAAGCGGGAGATCGTCGACGGCGCCCTGTACGCCGAGGTGCACCGCCTCACCGAGCTCGCGGCCAGCATCTGCCGCGAGGACCTGCGCCTGCGCGACCACACGTGGCGCGCGCTCCAGGACTGCCTCGTGGAGCTGCTCGTCGCGTTCGACCGGTACCGCGCCTACGTCGTGCCCGGCCAGCCCGTGCACCCGGTCAGCGCGGAGGCGCTGCTCGCCGCCGCGCAGATCGCCCGCGGCCGGCTCGGTGCGGAACGGTCCGCCACGATCGACGTCGTCGTCGACCTGCTGCTCGGCCGCGAGGCCGGCAGCGCCGGCCGCACCCGTGGCGCGCGCCGCGACGAGCTGATCGTCCGCTTCCAGCAGACCTGCGGCGCGGTCATGGCCAAGGGCGTCGAGGACACGGCGTTCTACCGCTGGACGCACGAGGTCGGCCTGTGCGAGGTCGGCGGCGAGCCCGGCCGGTTCTCGTTCCGGCCCGAGGAGCTGCACGCCTGGGCCGCCCAGGCGCAGCGCCAGACGCCCGTGCAGATGACCACGCTCTCGACGCACGACACCAAGCGCGGCGAGGACACCCGGGCCCGGCTCGGCGTGCTCACCGAGCTCTCGCTCGAGTGGGCGACGCTGATCGACGCGCTGCGCGCCGCGACGGCCGCCTACCGGACGGCGCTGCTCGACGGGCGCACCGAGAACCTGCTCTGGCAGACCCTCGCGGGCACCTGGTCCGAGGACGGCCCGATCGAGCCCGAGCGCCTGACCGAATACCTGATCAAGGCCACCCGCGAGGCCAAGACCTCGACCCGGTGGACGGCGCCGGACGAGGCGTACGAGACCGCGCTCACGGGGCTCGCGACGCGCGCCCTGGCGGACCCGAACGTCGTCGCGCTCTTCGCCGACTGGGTCACCCGCACGCGCGCCGGGGTGCAGGCGGCAACCCTGGGGACCAAGCTCGTGCAGCTCACCCTGCCGGGCGTCGCCGACGTCTACCAGGGCTCCGAGGTGCCTGCCCTGACGCTCGTGGACCCCGACAACCGGCGCCCGGTCGACCACGAGGACCTGGCTGCGCGCCTGGCCCGCCTCGACGACGGCGCCGCGCCCCGCGACCTCGCGGACGAGAAGCTGCTCATCACCTCCCGCGCGCTGCGCCTGCGCCGGGACCTGCCCGAGGCCTTCGTCGGGCTCGGGGCGGGCTACTCCCCGCTGCCGACCTCGACCGGGCACGCCCTGGCCTTCGCGCGCACCGTCGACGGCGCCCCGCAGGTCGTCACGGTCGCGACGCGGCTCGCGATCGGGCTCGACAAGCTGCGCGGCTGGTCCGGGCACACCATCGCCCTGCCCGAGGGCGACTGGCTGGACGTGCTCTCCGACCGCGTCGTGGTCGGCGGGGTGCAGCCCATCGGGCCGCTGCTCGAGAAGCTGCCCGTCGCGCTGCTCGTGCGGACGGGGGTCTGA
- the glgX gene encoding glycogen debranching protein GlgX, whose product MQIWPGHPNPLGATYDGAGTNFALFSEAADRVELCLIDEDGTETRIELREVDGFVWHCYLPGLPPGQRYGYRVHGPFDPANGNRCNPNKLLLDPYAKAIDGMIDGDQSLFSYDFDDPDKRNDEDSAAHTMKSVVINPYFDWGHDRPPAHEYHESIIYEAHVKGLSQQHPDVPATIRGTFAGMAHPAIIDHLTALGVTAVELMPVHQFVNDPNLVEKGLSNYWGYNTIGFFAPHNAYSAYEHPGQQVQEFKSMVKALHAADIEVILDVVYNHTAEGNHMGPTLSFRGIDNAAYYRLVDADKAHYFDTTGTGNSLLMRHPHVLQLIMDSLRYWVTEMHVDGFRFDLASTLARQFHEVDRLSAFFDMVQQDPIISQVKLIAEPWDLGDGGYQVGGFPPLWSEWNGDYRDTVRDFWRGEPSTLAEFASRITGSSDLYEHTGRKPIASVNFITAHDGFTLADLVSYNEKHNDANGEGGNDGENHNRSWNSGAEGPTDDPAVLALRAGQQRNFLTTLLLSQGVPMLAHGDELGRTQLGNNNVYAQDNELAWIDWSLDEPRQALLEFTRTLIHLRREHPVLRRRRFFAGDTDDDAATLGDIMWFNPSGNVMKKESWQEYHAKSVMVFLNGEAIGEPDPRGEPIVDDSFLVMFNASEQDITFTIPPGTFGVEWTSVLDTDHNVTGDAPISAAATVVVTARSTVVLTRPAGATAIAAAAVEVHKADEVDLISTVKVSTRKKRSRTASATAPTTAADPA is encoded by the coding sequence ATGCAGATCTGGCCAGGACACCCCAATCCCCTCGGTGCGACCTACGACGGGGCGGGCACCAACTTCGCCCTCTTCTCGGAAGCGGCGGACCGGGTCGAGCTCTGCCTGATCGACGAGGACGGCACCGAGACGCGCATCGAGCTGCGCGAGGTCGACGGCTTCGTCTGGCACTGCTACCTGCCCGGACTCCCGCCGGGGCAGCGCTACGGCTACCGCGTGCACGGGCCCTTCGACCCGGCGAACGGCAACCGCTGCAACCCGAACAAGCTGCTGCTCGACCCGTACGCCAAGGCCATCGACGGGATGATCGACGGCGACCAGTCGCTGTTCTCCTACGACTTCGACGACCCGGACAAGCGCAACGACGAGGACTCCGCCGCGCACACGATGAAGTCCGTGGTCATCAACCCGTACTTCGACTGGGGGCACGACCGACCGCCGGCGCACGAGTACCACGAGAGCATCATCTACGAGGCACACGTCAAGGGCCTGAGCCAGCAGCACCCGGACGTGCCCGCCACCATCCGCGGCACGTTCGCGGGCATGGCGCACCCCGCGATCATCGACCACCTCACGGCGCTCGGCGTCACGGCCGTCGAGCTCATGCCCGTGCACCAGTTCGTGAACGACCCGAACCTCGTCGAGAAGGGCCTGTCGAACTACTGGGGCTACAACACGATCGGGTTCTTCGCCCCGCACAACGCCTACTCGGCCTACGAGCACCCGGGCCAGCAGGTGCAGGAGTTCAAGTCGATGGTCAAGGCGCTGCACGCGGCCGACATCGAGGTCATCCTCGACGTCGTGTACAACCACACGGCCGAGGGCAACCACATGGGCCCGACGCTCTCGTTCCGCGGCATCGACAACGCCGCGTACTACCGGCTCGTGGACGCCGACAAGGCGCACTACTTCGACACCACCGGCACCGGGAACTCGCTGCTCATGCGGCACCCGCACGTGCTCCAGCTGATCATGGACTCGCTGCGCTACTGGGTCACCGAGATGCACGTGGACGGGTTCCGGTTCGACCTGGCATCCACGCTCGCGCGCCAGTTCCACGAGGTCGACCGGCTCTCGGCGTTCTTCGACATGGTCCAGCAGGACCCGATCATCAGCCAGGTAAAGCTCATCGCCGAGCCGTGGGACCTGGGCGACGGCGGCTACCAGGTCGGCGGCTTCCCGCCCCTGTGGAGCGAGTGGAACGGCGACTACCGCGACACGGTGCGCGACTTCTGGCGCGGCGAGCCGTCGACGCTCGCCGAGTTCGCGAGCCGCATCACCGGCTCGTCCGACCTGTACGAGCACACCGGACGCAAGCCGATCGCGTCGGTCAACTTCATCACCGCGCACGACGGCTTCACGCTCGCGGACCTCGTCTCCTACAACGAGAAGCACAACGACGCCAACGGCGAGGGCGGCAACGACGGCGAGAACCACAACCGGTCCTGGAACTCGGGCGCCGAGGGTCCGACGGACGACCCGGCGGTCCTCGCGCTGCGGGCCGGCCAGCAGCGCAACTTCCTCACCACGCTGCTGCTGTCGCAGGGGGTGCCGATGCTCGCGCACGGCGACGAGCTGGGCCGCACGCAGCTGGGCAACAACAACGTCTACGCGCAGGACAACGAGCTCGCCTGGATCGACTGGAGCCTCGACGAACCGCGCCAGGCGCTGCTCGAGTTCACCCGCACGCTCATCCACCTGCGCCGCGAGCACCCGGTGCTGCGCCGGCGCAGGTTCTTCGCGGGCGACACCGACGACGACGCCGCCACGCTCGGGGACATCATGTGGTTCAACCCGTCGGGCAACGTGATGAAGAAGGAGTCCTGGCAGGAGTACCACGCGAAGTCGGTCATGGTCTTCCTCAATGGCGAAGCCATCGGCGAGCCCGACCCGCGCGGCGAGCCGATCGTCGACGACAGCTTCCTCGTGATGTTCAACGCGAGCGAGCAGGACATCACGTTCACGATCCCGCCGGGCACCTTCGGGGTGGAGTGGACCAGCGTGCTCGACACCGACCACAACGTGACGGGCGACGCCCCGATCTCGGCCGCCGCGACCGTCGTGGTGACGGCGCGCAGCACCGTGGTGCTCACCCGGCCCGCCGGCGCGACGGCGATCGCCGCCGCCGCGGTGGAGGTCCACAAGGCCGACGAGGTGGACCTGATCAGCACGGTCAAGGTCTCGACCCGCAAGAAGCGCAGCCGCACGGCCTCGGCCACGGCTCCGACCACGGCGGCGGACCCCGCGTGA
- the treZ gene encoding malto-oligosyltrehalose trehalohydrolase, which translates to MSVPTSPSVWAPAAGSVDLLLTGPGTAVPLEPDGAGWWRLPTAAEPVADGADYAFAVDGGPARPDPRSPWQPAGVHGPSRAVDPGLFAWTDAAWAGRDVRDAVVYELHVGTFTAAGTLDAAIERLDHLTDLGVEMVELMPLAAFEGTRGWGYDGVCLYAVHAPYGGPAALARFVDAAHSRGLAVCLDVVYNHLGPTGNYLEEFGPYFTDTHHTPWGRAVNLDGAGSAEVRRWICDNALRWLADFHVDALRLDAVHALVDDSPRHVLTQLADEVAALAAEVGRPLSLIAESDQNDPRTIAPAAEGGVGMTAQWADDAHHAIHALVTGERQGYYSDFGPPAVLAAALTRVFVPDGGWSSFRGQPWGARVPAGTDGHRFVVFGSDHDQVGNRALGDRPSARLDPGALAITAALVLTSPYTPMLFMGEEWGARTPWLYFTDFADPDLAEAVRTGRRAEFATHGWAELYPDQAVDGELTVPDPQDPETVSASRLDWDEPSRPEHARLLAWYRELIALRRTSADLGSGDRDATTVRWDELGDWDRAQDASWLVVERGATRVVVNLAADERRVPLALTGDAQVLAAWVPVVLDGGDAVLPGRSVAVVGPA; encoded by the coding sequence GTGTCGGTTCCCACCAGCCCGAGCGTCTGGGCGCCCGCGGCAGGGTCGGTCGACCTGCTGCTGACCGGCCCCGGCACCGCCGTGCCGCTCGAGCCCGACGGCGCGGGCTGGTGGCGCCTGCCGACCGCCGCGGAGCCCGTCGCGGACGGCGCGGACTACGCGTTCGCCGTCGACGGCGGGCCGGCGCGCCCCGACCCGCGCTCCCCCTGGCAGCCGGCCGGCGTGCACGGCCCGAGCCGCGCCGTCGACCCCGGCCTGTTCGCCTGGACCGACGCGGCGTGGGCGGGCCGCGACGTGCGCGACGCGGTGGTCTACGAGCTCCACGTCGGGACGTTCACCGCCGCCGGCACGCTCGACGCCGCCATCGAGCGCCTCGACCACCTCACCGACCTCGGCGTCGAGATGGTCGAGCTCATGCCCCTCGCCGCGTTCGAGGGCACCCGCGGCTGGGGCTACGACGGGGTCTGCCTGTACGCGGTGCACGCCCCCTACGGCGGGCCTGCCGCGCTCGCCCGCTTCGTCGACGCCGCGCACTCCCGCGGCCTCGCGGTGTGCCTCGACGTCGTGTACAACCACCTCGGCCCGACCGGGAACTACCTCGAAGAGTTCGGCCCGTACTTCACCGACACCCACCACACGCCGTGGGGCCGCGCGGTGAACCTGGACGGCGCGGGCAGCGCCGAGGTACGCCGGTGGATCTGCGACAACGCGCTGCGCTGGCTCGCCGACTTCCACGTCGACGCGCTGCGGCTCGACGCCGTGCACGCGCTCGTCGACGACTCCCCGCGACACGTGCTCACGCAGCTCGCGGACGAGGTCGCGGCGCTGGCCGCCGAGGTCGGGCGGCCGCTGTCGCTCATCGCGGAGTCGGACCAGAACGACCCGCGCACGATCGCCCCGGCGGCCGAGGGTGGCGTCGGGATGACGGCGCAGTGGGCCGACGACGCGCACCACGCGATCCACGCGCTCGTCACGGGCGAGCGGCAGGGCTACTACTCCGACTTCGGGCCGCCGGCCGTGCTCGCGGCCGCGCTGACGCGCGTGTTCGTGCCCGACGGCGGCTGGTCCAGCTTTCGCGGCCAGCCCTGGGGCGCGCGGGTGCCCGCGGGCACCGACGGGCACCGGTTCGTCGTGTTCGGGTCCGACCATGACCAGGTCGGCAACCGCGCGCTCGGCGATCGGCCGTCGGCGCGGCTCGACCCCGGGGCGCTGGCGATCACCGCCGCACTGGTGCTGACCTCGCCGTACACCCCGATGCTCTTCATGGGCGAGGAGTGGGGCGCCCGCACGCCCTGGCTGTACTTCACCGACTTCGCCGACCCCGACCTGGCCGAGGCCGTCCGCACCGGGCGGCGCGCGGAGTTCGCGACGCACGGGTGGGCCGAGCTCTACCCGGACCAGGCCGTGGACGGCGAGCTCACGGTGCCGGACCCGCAGGACCCGGAGACCGTCTCGGCGAGCCGGCTCGACTGGGACGAGCCGTCCCGGCCGGAGCACGCGCGCCTGCTCGCGTGGTACCGCGAGCTCATCGCGCTGCGCCGCACGAGCGCCGACCTCGGCAGCGGCGACCGGGACGCCACGACCGTCCGCTGGGACGAGCTGGGCGACTGGGACCGGGCGCAGGACGCCTCCTGGCTGGTGGTCGAGCGCGGCGCGACGCGCGTCGTCGTGAACCTGGCCGCCGACGAGCGCCGGGTCCCCCTCGCGCTCACGGGCGACGCGCAGGTGCTCGCCGCGTGGGTGCCCGTCGTGCTCGACGGCGGCGACGCGGTGCTGCCCGGCCGCTCGGTCGCGGTCGTCGGACCAGCTTAG
- a CDS encoding thioredoxin domain-containing protein: MANRLAASTSPYLLQHAHNPVDWREWGPAAFAEARRRDVPLLISVGYAACHWCHVMAHESFEDEATASAMNAQFVCVKVDREERPDVDAVYLAATQEMTGSGGWPMTVFATPAGEPFYCGTYFPPRPVGGQPSFGQLLAAITAAWRDQRGALEQDAGRLRRALADRPVPAGPDEFPAPAELDDLLAGAFGVLAGQFDPANAGFGPAPKFPPSMALEWLLRRHARTGDPAALALAERTLEAMARGGLYDQLGGGFARYSVDAGWVVPHFEKMLYDNALLLRVYAHWWRATGSPLAERVVTGTVQWLLRELRTPEGGLASSLDADSDSHEGTFYVWTPAELAEVLGADDGAWAAQVWSVTAAGTFERGSSVLQLRADPDPADAGRHESVRARLEAARAARTRPARDDKVVAAWNGLAIAALAEAGALLGRPDWVDAAVAAAELTQRLHVRADGAGARLRRTSRAGVAGASPGTLEDYADLAEGLLALAAVTADHRWFTQAGALLETVLTHFAGEPGTGAVYDTADDETDPVLARIRRPQDPADGPTPSGAAAAAGALLTYAALTGSTRHRAAAERILSDLLAIGTRYPRAAGWALAVAEAVADGPREIAVLGPASDARTRALVEAALRATAPGAVLAVGDPNRTGDPASAVPLLRDRPLLGGLPTAYVCRGFVCDLPTTSPADLATTLGTRATS; the protein is encoded by the coding sequence ATGGCGAACCGGCTGGCCGCGTCCACGAGCCCGTACCTGCTCCAGCACGCGCACAACCCCGTCGACTGGCGCGAGTGGGGGCCCGCGGCGTTCGCCGAGGCGCGGCGCCGCGACGTCCCGCTGCTCATCAGCGTCGGCTACGCCGCCTGCCACTGGTGCCACGTCATGGCGCACGAGTCCTTCGAGGACGAGGCGACGGCGTCGGCGATGAACGCGCAGTTCGTGTGCGTCAAGGTCGACCGCGAGGAGCGCCCCGACGTCGACGCCGTGTACCTGGCCGCGACCCAGGAGATGACCGGCTCGGGCGGCTGGCCCATGACGGTGTTCGCGACCCCCGCCGGCGAGCCGTTCTACTGCGGCACCTACTTCCCTCCGCGCCCGGTCGGCGGCCAGCCCTCGTTCGGGCAGCTGCTCGCGGCCATCACGGCGGCCTGGCGCGACCAGCGCGGCGCCCTCGAGCAGGACGCGGGGCGGCTGCGCCGGGCACTGGCGGACAGGCCGGTGCCGGCCGGCCCCGACGAGTTCCCGGCCCCGGCGGAGCTGGACGATCTGCTGGCGGGCGCGTTCGGCGTCCTGGCCGGGCAGTTCGACCCCGCGAACGCCGGCTTCGGCCCGGCGCCGAAGTTCCCGCCGTCGATGGCGCTCGAGTGGCTCCTGCGCCGGCACGCGCGCACCGGGGACCCGGCCGCGCTCGCCCTCGCCGAGCGCACCCTCGAGGCGATGGCCCGCGGCGGTCTGTACGACCAGCTCGGCGGCGGCTTCGCGCGGTACAGCGTCGACGCGGGCTGGGTCGTGCCGCACTTCGAGAAGATGCTCTACGACAACGCCCTGCTGCTGCGCGTCTACGCGCACTGGTGGCGGGCCACGGGCTCGCCGCTGGCCGAGCGGGTCGTGACCGGAACCGTGCAGTGGCTGCTGCGCGAGCTGCGCACCCCCGAGGGCGGCCTCGCGTCGTCGCTCGACGCCGACAGCGACAGCCACGAGGGGACCTTCTACGTCTGGACCCCGGCCGAGCTCGCGGAGGTCCTGGGGGCCGACGACGGCGCGTGGGCCGCGCAGGTCTGGTCCGTCACCGCGGCGGGCACCTTCGAGCGGGGCTCCTCGGTGCTCCAGCTGCGCGCCGACCCCGACCCCGCGGACGCCGGCCGGCACGAGTCCGTCCGCGCCCGACTCGAGGCCGCGCGGGCCGCGCGCACGCGCCCGGCCCGCGACGACAAGGTCGTCGCGGCCTGGAACGGGCTCGCGATCGCGGCGCTCGCCGAGGCCGGCGCGCTGCTGGGCCGGCCGGACTGGGTCGACGCCGCGGTCGCCGCGGCCGAGCTCACCCAGCGGCTGCACGTGCGGGCCGACGGCGCCGGGGCGCGGCTGCGGCGCACGTCGCGCGCCGGCGTCGCGGGGGCGAGCCCCGGCACGCTCGAGGACTACGCGGACCTGGCGGAGGGGCTGCTCGCGCTCGCCGCCGTCACGGCCGACCACCGCTGGTTCACCCAGGCGGGCGCGCTGCTCGAGACGGTGCTCACCCACTTCGCCGGCGAGCCGGGCACCGGCGCGGTCTACGACACGGCGGACGACGAGACCGACCCCGTCCTGGCCCGGATCCGGCGCCCGCAGGACCCGGCCGACGGACCGACGCCGTCCGGCGCGGCCGCGGCCGCCGGCGCGCTCCTGACGTACGCCGCACTGACCGGGTCGACCCGGCACCGGGCGGCCGCCGAGCGCATCCTGAGCGACCTGCTCGCGATCGGTACCCGGTACCCGCGCGCGGCGGGCTGGGCCCTCGCGGTGGCGGAGGCCGTCGCCGACGGGCCGCGCGAGATCGCCGTGCTCGGGCCCGCAAGCGACGCGCGGACACGGGCCCTGGTCGAGGCCGCCCTGCGCGCGACGGCGCCGGGCGCGGTGCTCGCCGTCGGCGACCCGAATCGGACCGGCGACCCCGCGAGCGCGGTGCCGCTGCTGCGCGACCGGCCCCTGCTCGGCGGCCTGCCGACCGCCTACGTATGCCGCGGCTTCGTCTGCGACCTCCCCACGACGTCCCCGGCCGACCTGGCGACGACCCTCGGGACGCGCGCAACGAGCTGA
- a CDS encoding Fur family transcriptional regulator: MVQQRNTRQRAAIIELLDDVEEFRSAQQLHELLAAKGSTVGLATVYRAMQSLTESGDVDVLRSGDGESLYRRCDKRAHHHHLVCRSCGTAVEIDGPSVEAWATKVGAAHGFTAIEHTMELFGTCATCRAAGL, from the coding sequence GTGGTGCAGCAGCGGAACACGCGCCAGCGTGCCGCGATCATCGAGCTTCTCGACGACGTCGAGGAGTTCCGCAGCGCCCAGCAGCTGCACGAGCTGCTCGCGGCGAAGGGCTCCACGGTCGGTCTCGCGACGGTCTATCGCGCGATGCAGTCGCTCACCGAGAGCGGCGACGTCGACGTCCTCCGCTCGGGCGACGGCGAGTCGCTGTACCGCCGGTGCGACAAGCGGGCGCACCACCATCACCTCGTCTGCCGCTCGTGCGGGACGGCGGTCGAGATCGACGGCCCGAGCGTCGAGGCGTGGGCGACCAAGGTCGGCGCGGCGCACGGTTTTACCGCGATCGAGCACACCATGGAGCTGTTCGGCACCTGCGCCACCTGCCGCGCGGCTGGCCTGTAG